acacatgtccaCAGGTACATGCCTGTGTGtattatacctttgttttatacGTATTAATCATTTAGTATTTCTAggttttgaattgtaataactgctccacattttaatttgtgtatctcagctgttccacagattaatctTTGTTGTTTATCGTTTCAGGCTCTACAGCAGCTTCTAGAGGACGACATCACCACCGTGAACCTCCTCCCCACCGTGGACCAGGACGGCCAGGAAGACCAGCAGGGATACTTCCTCCAGGACACACCGGTGTTCAGAGCTGCACATCTACCAGAACTTCCAGAGTCTCCAGAGTCTCAGCCCTGGACCTCCTACAATCCTCCCAGTTCTGGTCTGACCTCCTACGATCCTCCCAGGGCTGGTCTGGATCCCCCCAGGTCTGGTCTGGAGACCAAACGAGAGTCCTGGACCTCCTACGATCCTCCCAGGTCTGGTCTGGATCCTCCCAGGTCTGGTCTGGGGACCAAACGAGAGTCCTGGACCTCCTACGATCCCCCTAGGTCTGGTCTGGGGTCCAAACGAGACCCGCTCAGCCGCTTTCTGCAGGACTTCCTGACATCCAAACGTTCCTGGAGCCGATACAAGAAGGGGGGGCTGAGAAGCTGTTTCAGGGTCCGACTTGAGAGAATCGGATCTTTCAGCGGACTGGGCTGCTGATGACGGTAGGTCCAGGACGGGTGAAGGGACCCAGAATAGTTCTGGTACAGTAGCCAagccaaggcaaggcaaggtaaaGGAAGGTTATTTCTAcagagggtttgcattgacgtcactttcccactggacccccttactgcactgagtggcaaaatatcagcaaaaatgtctgaAACTAGTGTGTTAGACGGAATACCAGCCGATTCTGGGCTTAAATTAgcatcagttggacttgacagtgacccgtacagttaccaagaaccagtggtccatggacattaatatttggtacagttaccaagaaccagtggtccatggacattaatatttggtacagttacaagaaccagtggtccatggacattaatatttggtacagttaccccaagaaccagtggtccatggacattaatatttggtacagttaccccaagaaccagtggtccatggacattaatatttggtacagttaccaagaaccagtggtccattgacattaatatttggtacagttaccaagaaccagtggtccatggacattaatatttggtacagttaccaagaaccagtggtccatggacattaatatttggtacagttaccaagaaccagtggtccatggacattaatatttggtacagttaccaattttagatgttttccagttgctcaaactgaaatgtacgctgccactcagtctttattcactcagtctttattcactcagtctttatccactcagtctttattcactcagtctttattcactcagtctttattcactcagtctttattcactcagtctttattcactcagtctttattcactcagtctttatccactcagtctttattcactcagtctttattcactcagtctttattcactcagtctttattcactcagtggttaaacctgctgtgaagttccatctgtgacgtcatgaatGTTCCCTCTATAGCACGATTCAataacaaggtgattcaaagagctttacaaagacattaaaacgaCATGTTGATGTAGAGACAATGTTGGTTCAAAACATCAAGGAGGAAACACAGATTCAGCTGAATCATCTGTGAAATGTTCTGTACACAGTTAATCAGGCAGGTCAGATTCTGATCAAATAAACCTAATAAACCTAATAAATCTAATACATAAACACCACCTGAGTCTGAAGTACAGACACTAGTGATGTGCAATGAAGTTATGTTCTTCCAAATTTCCTGTAGCCTAATTTCTCCTTTCTAAtcataatacattatatttatAGGCTTCTTTTCAggacactcaaggtcgccgtgcaaaaggacaataaaaacaatcactAAAAACATGGCAATCAATCAAAAAGATAACATTACAATCCATAAACCAACAGTAAAGTGCAATAGTGAGCTCATTCCAGTCCCAAGAGGATTGTGAGTCTGTACGTCTGAAGAGCTGAGTTTTGGTGGACAGGCAGAGCTGGGTGTCGTCCGCATAGCAATGATAATTAATGTTATATTTATTTCCTGGATTCCTGGATCTCTGCTTTGAGACCAGCACCTGTTGATGAAAAGGAGGAGTCCAAGCACtgatccctgggggacaccagaggatgtaaatgttttcagttgaacctgctgagatatgatttaaaccagtcCTGTTTCTGTCCTGATAAGCAGCAACGACAGATCAAAGAGTTGGAAACATGACATTCTTCCATCACCTACTTGTACATGATTTTTAATATTCTGTTCTGCTACTGGAACAACAGACGTGAAGAAAAGTGTCCCTTCACATCCACCGATGGACAGAACCACGTCTACTTTGATTGGAAAAAGTCAGGACGTTGGACGCTTTTATTTACATAAAGTTGAGTCAGACTCAGCTTTATGATTTCCTCACACTTCCTGTCTTCCTGAGATGCTTCGGCATTGACCTGCATCTATTTTTTCTATTGTCTTTTAAACCACATATAGAAAAGCTGGTCTGTAAGCTTAAGATGAAATTGGGTTTCTTCTTTAGAAACAAATATTGTTTTTCCCTACACGTTAGGAAATATTTAATTTCAACCACGTTTGTTCCTTTACTGGATTATGGAGACTTGCTGTTTATGAACGCACCTGTCACTTATTTGAGAAAGCTGGACACTGTATATCACTGTGCCCTACGTTTTATTACAGGATGTGGAAATCTTGTCCACCACTGCACTTTGTATGCAACTGCAAATTGTCCGTCTCTATCCGCCCGCAGACTTTCTCCATGGTTAGCGTTCATTTATAAATCTCTTCTTGGGTTGGTTCCCTCTTATTTGTGTTCTTACATGTGTAGAGTCTCTAATCCTTACAGCTTACGCTCACAGGACGTTCTGCGCATGTTGGTTCCTAGAGCCAACACTGAACTTGGGAAAAAAGCCTTCAGTTACGCTGCTCCCCGGTCATGGAATGACATACAGAACGATCTGAgattacctgaactgatcactcTGGGGGAATTTACATCAATTTTAAAGGATCGAGAAACTAGTTCTCTCGGGCAATGTGcttgtttttaattcaaatgGTGCCAAAAAGTTTTCAAATTATATGGACCCGTTTATGTTGTATGTAATTTGTGTTCCTGACTACAGTGTGTGAttgctgtttgttgttttttgttgtgttttctgttgtaaCTTATGCTGCCCTCTTGGCCAGGTCGCTCttggaaaagagatttttaatctcaatgagtcttacctggttaaataaaggataataataaaaaaaaaataataataataatttagatATAAAATGAAAGGATTCCTCTGACGTTAGTACTTGTTGCATACAGTAGGTGTGAAAGTCAGATACAGGCTGTCCAATCTGAATTTCTACTATGTTGTTTTCTGACCGGTTTGTGTTTTCTCCACAGGACCGGATCATCAGCGTAACAGAACCACAACTCCCCGATCTGTGATCAATgactgtatttatatttattcttcTTCCTGTTCATAAAGTACAGTTTCTGTCATGTTGTATTAAAACCACGGTTTTGCAGAAAGCCTGAAtgtcgtgtgtgtttgtgtcattTAACTTAGACAGCAATCAtaattctttaaacattttgaagaaATGTCTGACATCAAGAACGGACAGTTGGAAAAAGGGCAGGTTTAGAAACAAAGAACCTTGTACGGTCGTCCATAAACAGTTTACCATCACGCTGAGGATGAAGCAACAACAGGTCTGTTTCCGGTGTCTCCAGCGGTTCCACCTTTTCTCTGCTAGCATCCCGTAGCCTCTGGATTTAGCATCACGTAGCCTCTGGATTTAGCAACGGCGTCACGTAGCAGACGGTTTACTACTTCCCGTAGTCGGTGACAACACTCTCGTCCAGAGGAGGGTCGACTGTTTCCTGAAACAGAGTGGCGTTTGGAAGCCACTCCGTATCTCAGATACAATTCTTTATAAGGAGCAGTTTCCGACAGCGCCGGCTATCAGAATCAGGTGTCGGGAATGCCGACAGTCTGATGTCACATTCCTGACATTCTCACCATCGTCCGGCTGGAGTATAAAACAGCCCAGGCTGCGGGTTCAACTCCCAACCGAGCACCAGTTGAAAAGGAACagccatccatctattcatccatccatctattcatccatctattcatccatcatccatcactgACATGGGGAAGAGCAGCTTCCACAGAGAAATGCTTCTGTCCTACGTTCCCCTCTGTGGATTCCTGCTGATTTTAAACCTGCAGATCTCCAGCTCGTTCCCCGTCAGCACCGGACTGTCGGACACCGACGTCGACATCTTAAAGGTGGGTCTCGACGTTCTGAAACGTGGCTTTGAAACGCGTCGGGGGAGGAAAACTCCTGTAaaactcttcttcttctcaccGTACACTCGTTCCTTAGGCCAACGCTTCAGTCACAGCCTTGAATCTACGACCGGAACGTTGGCCTGAAAACCTGTgtacggtgagaagaaggtgtgggAGTTTTCCTGTTAAGTTTGGGTCTCTAAATTCTGAAACGTTGCTTTGAAACTTTGGCTCTGTTGCCCATTCAGAAGCTTCAGAACGGCCACAAAGTCTGACTGGTTGATCCTGCCCAGGAGAAGGTCAATGATCCTGTTTTATAAGGGGATAACGTTAAAAATGTGGCTGGATTTCTGTCATCGTCAAAAGAGCCGTTGGTAATTTACGATGGtctaaatataaatgtaaatgtactttatttctatagcaccttcTCTAGCACCTTACATCCTATATGAaccaaggtgctttacataataaacatATAATCAagacagaataaaacaagaataaaacataagAACATATGTTGGGTGTAATGATTTAACGTTTCTGTTGCAGGTGGATGTTTGAGTTGGGTGTAATTATTTAATGATTAAACGTTTCTGTTGCAGGTGCTGCTTCACCGACTGGAGGAGTCGGTTTCAGACCAGAACTCGGAGGAGAACTTTATTCCTCCCGAGAGCAACTCTCCGTACGTCCTGAACTCTGAGGACgaggaggatgaagagaagACGCAGACGGGACTGGACGAAGCTCGGATCCGGGAGTTTCTCTCGGCCAGGAAGGAGGACGAAGAGAAGAGACAGACGGGACTGGACGAAGCTCGGATCAGAGAGTTTCTCTCGGCCAAGAGTCTGAAGAACGTCCGCAGTGACTCGTCCCGACGGTCGTCCGGCTGCTTCGGCCGGCGCATGGACAGAATAGGATCCATGAGCTCTCTGGGCTGCAACACCATCGGCAAATACAGTGAGTTTACACAACTGAAATCCACTAGTTTCTAATTTCTGGTCTTTTTTATCCCAGTTTTCCATGAATTAATTCCCCACGTGTCCTTGTCTCCCTCTCTTTCAGACCCCAAGTAAAGATGAAGTCTTACCTTCGATATTCTGGAACCGCAATGTCTGTACtgaaattaatttttatttgaaagctatttatttacatatatttattggAAATTGTGCTTTTAAAGAGTATTTATTAACAATAGAAGTGATGCTCTTCTTTATTTGCTGTTGaatgtttaaataaatgtttacaaCTGCGCATCAATCAAACCCGTGTTGTTGCAGGAGTTTACCACTTAGACTTTACACCCATTTATCTTTTTCATTATCTTCAACCGTTCTGGAGGTTTGGACTTTCAGAAAATGGAACCGAAAGAGGAAAATATGAAATAACGTAAATGAAACTTGAACTGTGTTAGTGAGGAAGCTTCACACTGAAACCAGTCCCGGTTTATCACTGTAGCAAGAACAGACAAATATACCCCGATGTTATAAATGTTACGTAAATAAATACGTAatatttatttaggtatttatctattttcttACCAAGGTTTGCTTTTGAGATTACTGCTAAAATATAGCATGTTTAACAACTGAGTTTCTCTCTGCAACTAGAAAATCAGGCGCTTCCCAAACCTGTTTAATTCTCTGTTGGATATAAACTCATGTATCATAGAATAAGAATATAGAACTTAATTATCTACAAATATACTTTGTCTTATATAATATTGGCAGTACATTAGTGTCTCTCCTCTTTCTTATTtccatttttcttcctttcccgGGCTGGTCTTTAGTAATTGTGATTATAAAGAGTtattccctcttaaaggggagtttgtAAGATTTGCTAAATTAATTTACACCACGGTCTGAATGAatactggattctgattggctggcaggtggaggTTATAACCTGCACTACTAGAAAACAAGTTGGGTCAAAtttcctgataactttaatatgattactggatcaactgccaggtggtaaccacggcaacggagattcaggtggtaaccacggcaacggagattcgggtggtaaccacggcaacggagattcaggtggtagccacggcaacggagattcaggtggtaaccacggcaacggagattcaggtggtaaccacggcaacagagattCAGGTGGTagccacggcaacggagattcagagaagaagagctacCGCAGAACGGACACATGAGGGATTTggtcatttcttttaatttatttggtgaatttaaccattttgatgactgggatgcagaagaggagagaaaagaaactaTCGGAGCGGAGCTgagactagaatatctcccgttaccaaggaaacggactagaatatcccccgttaccaaggaaacggactagaatatctcccgttaccacggaaacggactagaatatctcccgttaccacggaaacggactagaatatctcccgttaccaaggaaacggagTTATGGGtggttaaaaaactttgtaacttaccaggttccaacggctgcagacgagaggttaaatagccgctcagctgtggttgTTATAAAACGaatgatttacactgaaaacacattaaagaatgaataactgatttaatattgatgttttttggtaagtgaccgtggtataagcagATAATGCCCTTCCAGGTGACATTAACAGAAATATACTTCACGCCTCcgtgtcgtccatatatttataataatgtaTCCCTTACATAATAATACACAATCAACACAATAAAGGCTGCAGAATTCAGGCTGGATGGAACCatgacaacacacacacacacacacacacacacacacacacacacacacacacacgaacacacacacacacacacacacacacacacacacacacacacacaaacacacacatacacacacacacacacacacacacacacacacacacacacacacacgaacacacacacacacacacacacacacacacacacacacacacctcttcaCCACTTCAGCTTCTTATCTCCGAGGTGTCAGAATGTTGGATAATCTCCaacactagtgtgtgtgtgtgtgtgtgtgtgtgtgtgtgtgtgtgtgtgtgtgtgtgtgtgtgtgtgtgtgtgtgtgtgtgtgtgtgtgtgtgtgtgtgtgtgtgtgtgtgtgtgtacatgaggtaaggcaaggcaagtttatttatatagcacaatgcAACACAAGgttttcaaagtgctttacttcgacattaaaagcggcaagacataattagacagtaaataacaaataggtaagaataagaaaagaagtaaaataataaaaagcacaagctgttaaaagtaagggcagtagatccagcaggtaagtttaatttaagagtacgcttcagtaaacagtaatgtttttaaccctgatttaaaggagctgacagttggagcagacctcaggtctacaggaagtttgttccaccggtgaggagcagaataactgaacgctgctgaaccttgcttggttctggttctggaaccacaacaaaccagatccagatgaatctcaggggtctgggagcttcataggaactaacagatccagatgaacctcaggggtctgggagcttcataggaactaacagatccagatgaacctcaggggtctgggagcttcataggaactaacagatccagatgaacctcaggggtctgggagcttcataggaactaacagatccagatgaacctcaggggtctgggagcttcataggaactaacagatccagatgaacctcaggggtctgggagcttcataggaactaacagatccagatgaagctcaggggtctgggagcttcataggaactaacagatccagatgaacctcaggggtctgggagcttcataggaactaacagatccagatgaacctcaggggtctgggagcttcataggaactaacagatccagatgaacctcaggggtctgggagcttcataggaactaacagatccagatgaacctcaggggtctgggagcttcataggaactaacagatccagatgaacctcaggggtctgggagcttcataggaactaacagatccagatgaacctcaggggtctgggagcttcataggaactaacagatccagatgaacctcagggggctgggagcttcataggaactaacagatccagatgaagctcaggggtctgggagcttcataggaactaacagatccagcatgtattttggtccaagaccattcagtgctttgtagaccagcagtaagattttaaactctatcctttgactcactggaagccagtgtagtgatttcatgaccggtctaatatggtccagtttcctggtgtaatatggtccagtttcctggagtaatagggtccagtttcctggtgtaatatggtccagtttcctggtgtaatatggtccagtttcctggtgtaatgtggtccagtttcctggtgtaatgtggtccagtttcctggtgtaatatggtccagtttcctggtgtaatgtggtccagtttcctggtgtaatatggtccagtttcctggtgtaatatggtccagtttcctggtgtaatatggtccagtttcctggtgtaatatggtccagtttcctggtgtaatatggtccagtttcctggtgtaatatggtccagtttcctggtgtaatatggtccagtttcctggtgtaatatggtccagtttcctggtgtaatatggtccagtttcctggagtaatagggtccagtttcctggtgtaatatggtccagtttcctggtgtaatatggtccagtttcctggtgtaatgtggtccagtttcctggtgtaatgtggtccagtttcctggtgtaatatggtccagtttcctggtgtaatgtggtccagtttcctggtgtaatatggtccagtttcctggtgtaatatggtccagtttcctggtgtaatatggtccagtttcctggtgtaatatggtccagtttcctggtgtaatatggtccagtttcctggtataatgtggtccagtttcctggtgtaatgtggtccagtttcctggtgtaatatggtccagtttcctggtgtaatatggtccagtttcctggtgtaatgtggtccagtttcctggtgtaatatggtccagtttcctggtgtaatatagtccagtttcctggtgtaatatggtccagtttcctggtgtaatgtggtccagtttcctggtgtaatatggtccagtttcctggtgtaatatggtccagtttcctggtgtaatgtggtccagtttcctggtgtaatgtggtccagtttcctggtgtaatatggtccagtttcctggtgtaatatggtccagtttcctggtgtaatatggtccagtttcctggtgtaatatggtccagtttcctggtataatgtggtccagtttcctggtgtaatgtggtccagtttcctggtgtaatatggtccagtttcctggtgtaatatggtccagtttcctggtgtaatgtggtccagtttcctggtgtaatatggtccagtttcctggtgtaatatagtccagtttcctggtgtaatatggtccagtttcctggtgtaatgtggtccagtttcctggtgtaatatggtccagtttcctggtgtaatatggtccagtttcctggtgtaatatgatccagtttcctggtgtaatatggtccagtttcctggtgtaatgtggtccagtttcctggtgaaatatggtccagtttcctggtgtaatgtggtccagtttcctggtgtaatatggtccagtttcctggtgtaatgtggtccagtttcctggtgtaatatggtccagtttcctggtgtaatatggtccagtttcctggtgtaatatggtccagtttcctggtgtaatatggtccagtttcctggtgtaatatggtccagtttcctggtgtaatatggtccagtttcctggtgtaatacggtccagtttcctggtccagtttcctggtgtaatatggtccagtttcctggtgtaatatggtccagtttcctggtccagtttcctggtgtaatatggtccagtttcctggtgtaatgtggtccagtttcctggtgtaatgtggtccagtttcctggtgtaatgtggtccagtttcctggtgtaatatggtccagtttcctggtgtaatatggtccagtttcctggtgtaatgtggtccagtttcctggtgtaatatggtccagtttcctggtgtaatgtggtccagtttcctggtgtaatatggtccagtttcctggtgtaatatggtccagtttcctggtgtaatatggtccagtttcctggtgtaatatggtccagtttcctggtgtaatgtggtccagtttcctggtgtaatatggtccagtttcctggtgtaatgtggtccagattcctggtgtaatgtggtccagtttcctggtgtaatatggtccagtttcctggtgtaatgtggtccagtttcctggtgtaatgtggtccagtttcctggtgtaatatggtccagtttcctggtgtaatacggtccagtttcctggtgtaatgtggtccagtttcctggtgtaatatggtccagtttcctggtgtaatatggtccagtttcctggtgtaatatggtccagtttcctggtgtaatatggtccagtttcctggtgtaatgtggtccagtttcctggtgtaatatggtccagtttcctggtgtaatatggtccagtttcctggtgtaatatggtccagtttcctggtgtaatgtggtccagtttcctggtgtaatatggtccagttt
This is a stretch of genomic DNA from Cololabis saira isolate AMF1-May2022 chromosome 12, fColSai1.1, whole genome shotgun sequence. It encodes these proteins:
- the nppb gene encoding natriuretic peptides B yields the protein MGKSSFHREMLLSYVPLCGFLLILNLQISSSFPVSTGLSDTDVDILKVLLHRLEESVSDQNSEENFIPPESNSPYVLNSEDEEDEEKTQTGLDEARIREFLSARKEDEEKRQTGLDEARIREFLSAKSLKNVRSDSSRRSSGCFGRRMDRIGSMSSLGCNTIGKYNPK
- the nppal gene encoding natriuretic peptide A-like isoform X2, which produces MKTYMNLSVCLSLLLLLHSGGTKPVSDSDLQALQQLLEDDITTVNLLPTVDQDGQEDQQGYFLQDTPVFRAAHLPELPESPESQPWTSYNPPSSGLTSYDPPRAGLDPPRSGLETKRESWTSYDPPRSGLDPPRSGLGSKRDPLSRFLQDFLTSKRSWSRYKKGGLRSCFRVRLERIGSFSGLGC
- the nppal gene encoding natriuretic peptide A-like isoform X1, which gives rise to MKTYMNLSVCLSLLLLLHSGGTKPVSDSDLQALQQLLEDDITTVNLLPTVDQDGQEDQQGYFLQDTPVFRAAHLPELPESPESQPWTSYNPPSSGLTSYDPPRAGLDPPRSGLETKRESWTSYDPPRSGLDPPRSGLGTKRESWTSYDPPRSGLGSKRDPLSRFLQDFLTSKRSWSRYKKGGLRSCFRVRLERIGSFSGLGC